The sequence GGCCTCGCGGAGCACGTACGGGCGGTCATCCTGCAGCTTCGCGCCCTCCTTGACGCGGTCGGAGACGCCGTCGAGACCCGTCCCGTGGGCCTCCGTTCCGACCGCGTCGATACAGCGGTCCGGGCCGCGGCCGCCGGTCATCGACATCAGGCGGTCGTAGACATCCGCGTGCTCGTAGTTGATCGTCTCCGCGTCGCCGTGTTCGCCCGCCATCTCGAGGCGTTCGGGCACGCGGTCGATGGCGATCACCTGGTTCGCGCCCATCATCTGTGCGCTCTGGATGGCGAACTGGCCGACCGGGCCACAGCCCCAGACGGCGACGGTGTCCTCGGGTTCGATGTCGGCGTTCTCGGCGGCCATGTAGCCCGTCGGGAAGACGTCGGAGAGGAACAGCACTTCCTCGTCGGAGACGTCCGACTCGATTTTGATCGGGCCGACGTCGGCGTAGGGAACCCGCAGGTACTCCGCCTGGCCCCCGGCGTAGCCGCCCAACAGGTGAGAGTAGCCGAACAGCCCCGCGGGCGACTGGCCCATCATCTTGCGGGCCATCTCGGCGTTGGGGTTCGAGTTGTCACACAGCGAGTAGAGGTCCTCCTCGCAGAACCAACAGGAGCCGCAACTGATCGTGAAGGGGACGACGACCCGGTCGCCGACCTCGAGGCTCTCGACCTCGTCGCCGACCTCGATCACTTCACCCATCGGCTCGTGGCCGAGGACGTCGCCCTCGCGCATCCCGGGCATCCTGTCGTTGTAGAGGTGGAGATCGGAGCCGCAGATCGCGGTGGCCGTGATCTCGACGATCGCGTCGGTCGGCTCCACGATCTCGGGCCGGGGAACCTCGCTGACTCGAACGTCCTTTTCGCCGTGCCACGTGAGCGCTCGCATCGTTTCCTCGGT comes from Haloterrigena salifodinae and encodes:
- a CDS encoding zinc-dependent alcohol dehydrogenase, producing MRALTWHGEKDVRVSEVPRPEIVEPTDAIVEITATAICGSDLHLYNDRMPGMREGDVLGHEPMGEVIEVGDEVESLEVGDRVVVPFTISCGSCWFCEEDLYSLCDNSNPNAEMARKMMGQSPAGLFGYSHLLGGYAGGQAEYLRVPYADVGPIKIESDVSDEEVLFLSDVFPTGYMAAENADIEPEDTVAVWGCGPVGQFAIQSAQMMGANQVIAIDRVPERLEMAGEHGDAETINYEHADVYDRLMSMTGGRGPDRCIDAVGTEAHGTGLDGVSDRVKEGAKLQDDRPYVLREAIKCCRKGGTLSVPGVYLGRANVPFGPLMNKALTVKTGQTHMQRYLDPLLGKIEEDEIDPSFIISHQVGLEDGPEMYQTFNDKEDDCIKVVMTP